ttgagaactcagagatagaggtgtgcacgtgaggTGTTACGCGTGAATCacaactcacgagaaaatcacgaaacCTGAGATATCACGACTCATGAGAAAATCCCgacttagggttggtattctatacTGGTTCTGGAAGtcggtaaaatttttaattgtctcCCTAGCGAACtttcgaaacattttttttacttgCGCTATTGTTGTCCTATCTAGTGCAAATCAcgattaatatatttttttattatctgttattgcattttatttacAACTCACAAGTACaactttttattgatattttattcAGAACATCTGACTTTCACtggtttgaaataaaataaatcacgGCATACATTTGACTTGCACTAAATAGAACTAAAAAATATGGCAATTGACACATCTGACTATAGCAGGTTAGAATTACAGTGCATGGTTGTCCATTAAAAAAAGCATTGTATTCTGGTAGGCATTGAGTGTCTTCAAAAAACTGATGGTGTGTTTTGTTACGGTCGCATCTAGTTTAAGTCAAATCCTCCggataaaatttcagtccaaagtTTTACTGGGTATTTATCGAGGAATTTCATACTTGTATAAATTACGACGATATTTGTGAAGTATACAAAAGCTGCTGGCTGCGTTAACAAAATTGGTCAAATACAACTTTGCACAACCGATGAAAGCCAGGCGATTGAGAAGTGAAGAGATTTTGTTTGTTGCACGTGTGTTTTTGGAATATTGTGTTTTAGTTCATGCTGGCAGTTGaaggtttttaatttaaatttgataGATTAATCAAAGAATATGGCACCGGTTATAAAACAGAAAtctaaaaaatcaccaaaaaataAGGAAGATGATTCAAATGAGAAGAAAACAGTTGTCTCCGCACAGGTACCTCAACATAACTGTATACCTATGAAGAATAATTTATTAAGCGATTGTGGTCTTTTTTTCATATAACAgcttcagaaaaaaatcaataaaaaaaccgAAAAGAAGCCAGACCGTGGAGTTGTCTTCATCAAACATCTTCCTCATGGTTTCTTTGAGCAGcagttgaaaaattattttgagcAGTTTGGGGCGGTAACACGTCTACGATTGGCGCGTTCCAGACGCACCGGCAATAGCAAGGGTTATGCTTTTGTTGAATTTGAATACCCTGAGGTGGCCCAGGTTGCTGCCGAGACCATGGATAATTATTTGATGTTTAAAAAACTCGTTAAGGCTGCATACATACCACCAGAGAAGCAACAGTTCAATTATTTCAAGTCAACAGTACGAACAGTTAAAAACAAGGTTTGAATCGATTGgcaataaaactaaaatatgataaaaatttcactttttacattttccaGTCGGGCAAAAATGTCTGGGTCTCGAGCAAAACAGCATCCTTGCAGCGCAAATTAAAACAACACAATGACTGGTCGGAGGAAAACTTTACAAAGCGTACAAGCAAGcagttgaaaaaattaaaaaaattgggtGAAAAGTGTGCACATCTTGGCATTGACATCGATAAGATTATCATAGAGCCAAAACTACAAACAGAAGATGACAAAACGGCTGCTGGCAGCTCCAAAAGTGCAAAAAGAAAGGGCGAAGAAAAGGCGCAAAATGATACTGCCAAGAAAAACAAGAAGGAACCTAAATTAGAAGATTTGCTGGGCAACACCATTCAAGAAGATTCGGAAGACGAGGACTACATAGCAGTGCCCCAGGGCGATGAAGAGGCATCATCAGACGAAGAGTCATATGGTTTCCTTAAGGaagctgatgatgatgaggaagatgatgatgatgatgattctgATGATGACAGTGATCAAGATGAAAATGAATCAGATATTGAGGAAGAGAGCCCTGTCAAAAAGTCaaagaatactaaaactaaatttagcAAATCATTGAAAGCTTCCAACATAGAACGCTTTGATCAGATGTTAAAACGTAAACCTCAGACCGGTGGCATACAAAAGTTGAGCAAGAAGCAACCAAAACCGCCAATTGCCACAAAagctaaaaataaaatgcaattaTCGGCAGCCAAAGAAGTTGCTAAACCTTTAGCTAAAGTAAAAGGTAAAATGGCTACAAATCCCACAAAGAAGTCTAAAAAAGTCAAATAGATGTTAAATGTAATTAAGGCTGTTTATTTTCCACTTTAATTTCTCTGTAAAgctagtttttaaaaatatatgcatATGCAATTTGATACGTTAGCACTGAAAAAGTATAAATTTATACTTAGGAATTAAATTGATAAAATTCAAAAGAGATCTACCGCATAGCCCCATTCAGAAACTAAATAACCATAGTATGGACTACATCATATCTGTCTAGCAGGGCAGATTGGGTGAGTAATATCC
This Stomoxys calcitrans chromosome 2, idStoCalc2.1, whole genome shotgun sequence DNA region includes the following protein-coding sequences:
- the LOC106083383 gene encoding MKI67 FHA domain-interacting nucleolar phosphoprotein, which produces MAPVIKQKSKKSPKNKEDDSNEKKTVVSAQLQKKINKKTEKKPDRGVVFIKHLPHGFFEQQLKNYFEQFGAVTRLRLARSRRTGNSKGYAFVEFEYPEVAQVAAETMDNYLMFKKLVKAAYIPPEKQQFNYFKSTVRTVKNKSGKNVWVSSKTASLQRKLKQHNDWSEENFTKRTSKQLKKLKKLGEKCAHLGIDIDKIIIEPKLQTEDDKTAAGSSKSAKRKGEEKAQNDTAKKNKKEPKLEDLLGNTIQEDSEDEDYIAVPQGDEEASSDEESYGFLKEADDDEEDDDDDDSDDDSDQDENESDIEEESPVKKSKNTKTKFSKSLKASNIERFDQMLKRKPQTGGIQKLSKKQPKPPIATKAKNKMQLSAAKEVAKPLAKVKGKMATNPTKKSKKVK